One genomic window of Medicago truncatula cultivar Jemalong A17 chromosome 1, MtrunA17r5.0-ANR, whole genome shotgun sequence includes the following:
- the LOC112418532 gene encoding protein FAR1-RELATED SEQUENCE 5-like yields the protein MDVLVDASIDKQPDIVPSSVLPVVSLEVLDDPENAKVREKARKLGFTIVIGKSDKDDNGRSAFVTVICEIGGSYREYKRKTRCKIAGSVKCECTFRLRGYLLIAGECDLSIKVGYGTHNHDMADVLKGHKTVGSLNPNERVHLYEMAEPKVPPRQMLTNLRKRNKHTSTTIKHVYNATHRYRIRGLRTDMQHLLKSLVENEYVYTCRNYRDFDYISDIFWAHPNGIKLFNTFSTGLVLDSTYNTNKYRLPLLEFVANTFTQLIFSIGFTYMMYEKEEHVTWALERCRKLLHSKDLYPKVVVTDHDNALMNDVDTVFPESTALLCEYHIERNVRAKCKTDCKVNDLKGKDGKVIKPNSMVKTIMRAWEDIMDSDTEKTYVDNCNRFKVVCEKWHKFVEYVESTMLGPVKYWVNQVMHMENTTTNRVESAYNRLKNYLTNIMGDLSTNWESVHDMLESVTTYSHTRFLPDEHYHA from the exons ATGGATGTTCTCGTTGATGCCTCCATTGACAAACAACCTGATATTGTACCTTCTAGTGTGTTGCCGGTTGTTTCACTTGAAGTTTTAGATGATCCCGAAAATGCCAAA GTTCGAGAGAAAGCAAGGAAGCTTGGATTTACAATCGTCATTGGTAAATCCGATAAAGATGACAATGGAAGAAGTGCATTTGTTACCGTGATATGTGAAATAGGAGGTTCATACAGGGAGTACAAGAGGAAGACTCGGTGCAAAATTGCAGGTTCAGTTAAATGCGAGTGTACGTTTCGGCTGAGAGGTTATTTGTTGATTGCTGGTGAGTGTGATTTGAGCATCAAAGTTGGTTACGGTACACACAACCATGACATGGCAGATGTGCTGAAAGGTCATAAAACTGTCGGAAGTCTAAATCCAAATGAACGTGTGCACCTTTATGAGATGGCTGAGCCGAAGGTTCCTCCGAGGCAAATGCTTACCAACTTAAGGAAGAGGAACAAACACACTTCAACTACAATCAAGCATGTTTATAATGCTACTCACCGGTATAGGATTAGGGGTTTGAGAACCGACATGCAACATCTCTTGAAATCGTTGGTTGAGAATGAGTATGTGTACACTTGTAGGAATTATcgtgattttgattatattagtGATATATTTTGGGCGCACCCGAACGGTATCAAGTTGTTTAACACATTCTCTACGGGGCTTGTGTTGGATTCCACATATAATACCAACAAGTACCGTCTTCCATTGCTTGAGTTTGTCGCTAACACTTTTACCCAGCTGATATTCTCCATAGGATTTACTTATATGATGTATGAGAAGGAAGAACACGTTACTTGGGCTCTTGAGAGGTGTCGCAAACTGTTGCATTCCAAAGATCTTTACCCCAAAGTAGTTGTCACGGATCATGACAATGCTTTGATGAATGATGTGGATACCGTTTTCCCTGAGTCTACTGCTTTGTTGTGTGAGTATCATATTGAAAGGAATGTAAGAGCAAAGTGTAAGACGGATTGCAAAGTGAATGATCTCAAAGGCAAGGATGGCAAAGTTATAAAGCCAAATTCAATGGTGAAGACGATCATGCGTGCATGGGAGGATATTATGGATTCTGATACGGAAAAAACGTATGTTGATAATTGTAACCGGTTCAAAGTTGTTTGCGAAAAATGGCACAAGTTTGTGGAATATGTTGAAAGTACTATGTTGGGTCCAGTGAAGTATTGGGTGAATCAAGTCATGCATATGGAGAATACTACAACTAACAGAGTTGAATCTGCATACAACCGGTTGAAAAACTATCTGACTAACATCATGGGTGATTTAAGTACAAACTGGGAATCCGTTCACGACATGCTAGAGTCAGTCACAACATACTCACACACGCGTTTCCTTCCAGACGAGCATTATCATGCTTGA
- the LOC11424285 gene encoding protein unc-13 homolog gives MAQPSRRVSYSGPLSSTSFHKDRHYHHHHHHHHHSYPHDQQRLLEFVAQDETNNLVSPFDKLERLSLDDIRETAYEIFFTACRSSPGFGARNAHSFNSNNNHNESKPSNVVMSPTSRVKKALGLRMIKRSPSRRMTSGGNSGGPSSPIAGSPFHHTLSMLRPRRPMTSAEIMRQQMKVTEHNDNRLRKTITRILVGQALKKAETIILPLELLRHLKPTEFSDSHEYYMWQNRQLKVLELGLLMHPSVPVEKNNTFAMRLRDILRISESKPIDTSKNSDTMRTLGNSVVSLAWRGPNGTPADVCHWADGFPLNIHFYNSLLQAIFDIREETLVLDEVDELLELIKKTWSILGITRSIHNVCFAWVLFQQYVATGQVDCDLLCASHVMLGEVANDAKKEKDSFYLKLLTSILSSMQSWGEKRLLNYHEFYSRGTISQIENLLPLMLSVSKILGEDLMIFNVGEGREKGDITIVDSSGDRVDYYIRSSMKNAFDKVIEEVNAKYAELQIKGELSTILLNIAQETEDLALKERQNFSQILKKWHPSAAEVAALMLHSCYGHLLRQYLSDVTSLTSETVDVLQRAGRLEKVLVQMVVEDSLDDDDNVKTVIRDMVPYEVDSVIFNLLRKWIDESLNKGRECVQKSKETETWNPKSKSELYAHSAAEVVKLAKTTVEEFFQIPIGITEELVQDLANGLESLLQDYMMFVAACGSKQSYIPPLPALTRCNRDSKFSKLWKRAAPCATNLSELDHINGTNEGHNPKPSTSRGTQRLYIRLNTLHYLLVQIQSLEKLLSQNHCIVPSTRHSFTSNLRTQSTKSGSYFETVISSLPAACQNVSEVAAYRLIFLDSSSVFYDTLYVDDVANARIRPALRIAKQNLTLLTTLLVDRAQPLAMKEVMRASFDAFLMVLLAGGNSRVFNRSDHVMIQEDFESLNRVFCSCGEGLVSENVVEREAAVVKGVVGLMAQNTEQLMEDFSIASCEKGGIGVMNMNGQKLPMPPTTGRWHRSDPNTILRVLCHRNERAANYFLKRTFHLAKRR, from the exons ATGGCTCAACCAAGTCGCCGTGTTTCATATTCCGGTCCATTGTCGTCAACGTCATTTCATAAGGATCGTCATtatcatcaccaccatcaccaccatcatcatagTTACCCTCATGACCAACAACGTCTATTAGAGTTTGTTGCTCAAGACGAGACTAACAATTTAGTCTCGCCTTTTGACAAACTCGAACGCTTGAGTCTTGATGACATTAGGGAAACCGcttatgaaatatttttcacGGCGTGTAGGTCATCTCCTGGGTTTGGAGCCCGAAATGCGCACTCATTtaattcaaataataatcataatgaGTCCAAGCCAAGCAATGTGGTGATGTCACCGACGAGTAGGGTGAAGAAGGCATTAGGTTTGAGGATGATAAAAAGGTCACCGTCAAGGAGAATGACGTCCGGTGGAAACAGTGGAGGGCCATCCTCGCCTATTGCAGGCAGCCCTTTTCATCACACCTTGTCGATGTTGAGGCCACGGAGGCCAATGACATCGGCAGAGATCATGAGACAGCAGATGAAGGTGACAGAGCACAATGATAATCGCTTGAGAAAAACCATCACGAGGATCCTTGTTGGCCAA GCACTAAAAAAAGCAGAAACAATAATTCTGCCATTAGAACTATTACGCCACCTAAAACCGACAGAATTCAGTGATTCTCATGAGTACTATATGTGGCAAAATAGACAACTCAAAGTCCTTGAACTAGGCCTTCTTATGCACCCTTCAGTCCCCGTCGAAAAAAACAATACATTCGCTATGCGACTTAGAGACATCTTACGTATTTCAGAGTCCAAACCAATAGACACAAGCAAAAACTCCGACACAATGAGAACACTTGGTAACTCTGTTGTTTCATTAGCATGGAGAGGTCCAAATGGAACACCAGCTGATGTTTGTCACTGGGCTGATGGATTCCCTTTAAATATTCATTTCTATAATTCACTTCTTCAAGCCATTTTTGATATTCGAGAAGAGACATTAGTCCTTGATGAAGTCGATGAATTACTCGAGTTGATTAAGAAGACTTGGTCTATATTAGGTATAACTAGGTCAATTCACAATGTGTGTTTCGCTTGGGTTTTGTTTCAACAATATGTAGCAACCGGTCAAGTTGATTGTGATCTTCTTTGTGCTTCACATGTTATGTTGGGTGAGGTTGCTAATGAtgctaagaaagaaaaagattcTTTTTATCTTAAGTTGTTGACATCAATTTTGAGTTCAATGCAAAGTTGGGGTGAGAAAAGGTTGCTTAATTATCATGAGTTTTATTCTAGAGGGACTATTTCTCAAATCGAAAATCTTCTTCCTTTGATGTTGTCTGTCTCGAAGATTTTGGGTGAAGATCTGATGATATTTAATGTTGGTGaaggaagagagaaaggagaTATTACCATTGTCGATTCATCAGGTGATAGGGTTGATTATTATATTAGATCTTCCATGAAAAATGCATTTGACAAG GTAATTGAAGAAGTAAATGCCAAGTATGCTGAATTGCAAATAAAAGGGGAACTAAGTACTATTCTTCTTAATATAGCTCAAGAGACAGAAGATTTAGCATTAAAGGAAAGACAAAATTTTAGTCAAATACTAAAGAAATGGCACCCTTCAGCAGCTGAAGTTGCAGCCTTGATGTTGCACAGTTGCTATGGCCATTTGCTACGACAATATTTAAGCGATGTGACCTCGCTCACTTCTGAGACAGTTGATGTACTTCAAAGGGCTGGAAGATTAGAAAAGGTTCTTGTTCAAATGGTTGTTGAAGATTctcttgatgatgatgataatgtgaAAACAGTTATAAGAGATATGGTTCCATATGAAGTTGATTCAGTTATATTCAACCTTTTGAGAAAATGGATAGATGAATCATTGAATAAAGGAAGGGAGTGTGtgcaaaaatcaaaagaaactgAA ACATGGAATCCAAAGTCAAAATCTGAGCTATATGCACATTCAGCAGCAGAGGTAGTGAAATTGGCAAAGACAACTGTGGAAGAGTTCTTTCAAATTCCAATAGGAATAACTGAAGAACTAGTTCAAGATCTTGCTAATGGATTGGAAAGTCTCTTACAGGACTATATGATGTTTGTTGCAGCATGTG GTTCAAAACAAAGCTATATTCCTCCACTTCCTGCATTAACAAGATGCAACCGCGATTCAAAGTTTAGCAAGCTGTGGAAGAGAGCTGCACCTTGTGCTACAAATTTATCAGAACTAGATCATATAAACGGAACAAATGAAGGTCACAATCCAAAACCATCAACTAGCCGAGGAACACAACGACTCTACATTCGTCTCAACACCTTACATTACCTCCTTGTTCAAATCCAATCTCTCGAAAAATTGCTATCTCAAAACCATTGCATTGTTCCTTCAACAAGGCATAGCTTCACAAGCAATCTAAGAACACAAAGCACCAAAAGTGGTTCATATTTTGAAACAGTAATCTCATCACTTCCAGCAGCATGTCAAAATGTTTCAGAAGTTGCCGCGTACCGTCTCATTTTCCTTGATTCAAGCTCGGTATTCTACGACACCCTCTACGTCGATGATGTAGCCAACGCGCGTATTAGGCCAGCATTGAGAATCGCGAAACAAAATCTCACACTATTGACTACACTATTAGTTGATAGAGCTCAACCATTGGCAATGAAGGAAGTAATGAGAGCTTCCTTTGATGCATTCTTAATGGTTTTGCTAGCTGGAGGAAACTCAAGAGTGTTCAATAGGTCAGATCATGTTATGATTCAAGAAGATTTCGAGAGCTTGAATAGAGTTTTCTGCAGTTGTGGCGAAGGATTGGTGTCGGAAAACGTAGTCGAGAGAGAGGCTGCAGTTGTGAAAGGTGTAGTTGGATTGATGGCACAAAATACTGAACAGTTGATGGAAGATTTCAGCATTGCATCATGTGAAAAAGGTGGGATTGGAGTTATGAATATGAATGGACAGAAATTGCCTATGCCTCCTACTACTGGAAGGTGGCATAGATCAGATCCTAACACAATATTGAGAGTTTTGTGCCATAGAAATGAAAGAGCTGCTAATTATTTCTTAAAGAGGACATTCCATTTAGCAAAGAGGAGATGA
- the LOC11434467 gene encoding TNF receptor-associated factor homolog 1b has product MAGVASEESGAGKSVEGSYSGHRGEELAEWRSSEQVENGIPSTSPPYWDTDEDDDGPKPSELYGKYTWKIENFSKITKRELRSNAFEVGNYKWYILIYPQGCDVCNHLSLFLCVANHDKLLPGWSHFAQFTIAVVNKDAKKSKYSDTLHRFWKKEHDWGWKKFMEISKVRDGFVDESDNLIIKAQVQVIREKADRPFRCLDCQYRRELVRVYLTNVEQICRRFVEERRSKLGKLIEDKAKWSSFCKFWREIDQTSRRRMSREKTDVILKVVVKHFFIEKEVTSTLVMDSLYSGLKALEGQTKSKKGRVKLLDAEEMPAPIVRAEKDMFVLVDDVLLLLERAAIEPLPPKDEKGPQNRTKDGNSGDDFNKESIERDERRLTELGRRTLEIFVLAHVFSNKIEVSYQEAVALKRQEELIREEEAAWLAETEQKAKRGVSEREKKAKKKQAKQKRNNRKGKDKSKDERPTVAVHDKQQDNGSYEKKDSNLDEVQTLDEKLDALEVVSDLSDSVVGVDEVIQPDSEERDASPVNWDTDASEAHPSTEAISNGIDGLAPVQNGMAEKRSSSVIDDSSSTCSTDSLPSVVMNDPYKGNSFSNYKVQKSPSRGKNQVKASCNGSNWTAEMDSQASGSASNAVDINESGSGKVGESESEGAICLQDRLKWLNKPVARKEEEVLLPQKKQNIKEQVHVEKPVDNGSPQKEMTSVGPSSPRSPSRNLPSPVNVRKTSFSVTQQTGKDTSSSLTSASQPTIVPKTEIQKTSPPRPTEKPIAQVTMMSRPSSAPLVPGGPRPTTSVSVVQTAPPLARSASATGRLGPDPSPATHSNVPQSYRNAMMGNQIASTTTSFTHSTSSSGVNPSSGYSQQSLVSSPMFLSQSSENMGSMAGQASVPFGMLTRDVLQNGLHWMESSQREASRSMHYEPSSRLNDVQNLDLFQPVDSRSFDQLPNEFQACTSRRQNQGLLADEFQACTSRRQNQGLLADEFPHLDIINDLLDDEHGIGNAAGTSSVFQSFNDGSHMLNRQFTFPGNLDTNDDLGSSTSSCRFERSRSYHDPGFQQGYNPSRGHFDSMRDYHPQASTLYGNGKVDGLVPNQWQMAGSDLSYLGLRNPDIDGYSYYQDYSNLTGVNGYTVFRPSNGQ; this is encoded by the exons ATGGCTGGGGTTGCGAGTGAGGAATCTGGAGCGGGAAAGTCTGTGGAGGGAAGTTATAGTGGGCACCGTGGGGAAGAGTTGGCAGAATGGCGATCTTCTGAGCAGGTGGAAAATGGAATTCCGTCGACTTCACCTCCTTACTGGGACACCGACGAGGATGATGATG GACCAAAACCATCGGAGTTGTATGGAAAATATACTTGGAAGATAGAAAACTTTTCAAAGATTACCAAAAGGGAACTTCGTAGTAATGCATTTGAAGTTGGCAACTATAAGTG GTATATTTTAATTTACCCACAAGGTTGTGATGTATGCAATCATCTCTCTCTGTTTCTTTGTGTTGCTAATCATGACAAACTTCTTCCAG GATGGAGTCATTTTGCACAATTTACAATAGCTGTGGTTAACAAAGACGCCAAGAAATCAAAATATTCTG atacattgcaCCGGTTTTGGAAGAAAGAGCATGACTGGGGATGGAAAAAGTTTATGGAGATTTCGAAGGTGAGAGACGGCTTTGTTGACGAGTCTGACAACCTGATAATAAAAGCTCAAGTTCAAGTCATTAG GGAAAAAGCTGACAGGCCTTTTCGTTGCCTTGATTGCCAGTATAGGAGAGAGCTTGTTAGGGTCTATTTGACAAATGTAGAACAAATTTGTCGGCGTTTTGTGGAGGAGAGAAGAAGCAAGCTTGGGAAGCTGATAGAGGATAAAGCTAAGTGGTCAAG CTTCTGTAAATTTTGGCGAGAAATTGACCAAACTTCTAGGCGCCGCATGTCTAGGGAAAAAACAGATGTAATTTTGAAAGTAGTAGTAAAACACTTCTTTATAGAGAAAGAAGTGACCTCTACTTTGGTGATGGACTCCTTATATAGTGGATTGAAGGCTCTTGAAGGCCAGACCAAGTCCAAGAAAGGTAGGGTAAAATTGTTGGACGCTgaagaaatgccagctccaatTGTCCGTGCTGAGAAAGATATGTTTGTACTGGTGGATGATGTTCTATTGTTACTTGAGAGGGCTGCTATAGAACCTCTCCCTCCTAAAGATGAGAAAGGTCCTCAAAATCGCACAAAG GATGGAAACTCTGGGGATGACTTCAATAAAGAATCTATAGAGCGTGATGAAAGGCGTCTCACAGAATTGGGTCGTAGGACTCTGGAAATATTTGTCCTTGCCCACGTATTCAG CAATAAAATTGAGGTTTCTTACCAGGAAGCCGTTGCTCTGAAGAGACAAGAAGAGCTCATCCGTGAAGAAGAGGCAGCATGGCTGGCTGAAACTGAACAGAAAGCAAAACGTGGAGTTAGTGAGAGGGAAAAGAAGGCAAAGAAGAAACAG gccaaacaaaaacgaaacaACCGTAAAGGAAAGGATAAAAGTAAGGATGAAAGGCCTACTGTGGCAGTACATGACAAGCAGCAAGACAATGGTTCTTATGAGAAAAAGGATTCTAACTTGGATGAGGTTCAAACTCTGGATGAAaagcttgatgccctggaagttgTTTCTGATTTGTCTGATTCTGTGGTAGGAGTTGACGAAGTTATTCAGCCTGATTCAGAAGAGAGAGATGCAAGTCCTGTTAATTGGGATACTGATGCATCGGAAGCTCATCCTTCAACTGAGGCTATTAGCAATGGTATAGATGGTCTTGCACCTGTGCAAAATGGAATGGCCGAGAAAAGGAGCAGTTCAGTGATAGATGACAGTTCTTCGACATGCTCTACTGATTCGTTGCCTTCAGTGGTGATGAATGATCCCTACAAGGGGAActccttttcaaattacaaagTCCAGAAATCGCCTAGCAG AGGTAAGAACCAAGTAAAAGCATCATGTAATGGGAGTAATTGGACAGCTGAAATGGACAGTCAGGCATCTGGTTCAGCTTCAAATGCTGTTGATATTAACGAGTCTGGAAGTGGTAAGGTAGGTGAATCTGAGTCCGAGGGTGCAATCTGCTTACAGGATCGGTTGAAGTGGCTCAACAAGCCTGTTGCCAGAAAG GAAGAGGAAGTTCTTTTACcgcaaaagaaacaaaacattaaAGAGCAAGTTCATGTTGAAAAACCTGTTGATAATGGGAGTCCACAGAAAGAGATGACATCAGTAGGGCCATCCTCGCCGAGGAGTCCTTCTAGAAACTTACCCTCACCTGTTAATGTCAGGAAAACATCTTTTAGTGTCACACAACAGACAGGTAAAGATACATCTTCATCTTTAACGTCTGCTTCACAACCAACAATTGTGCCTAAAACAGAAATCCAGAAGACTTCACCTCCAAGACCAACCGAAAAACCTATTGCACAAGTGACTATGATGTCAAGGCCTTCCAGTGCTCCTTTGGTTCCTGGTGGTCCCAGGCCAACTACTTCGGTCTCTGTGGTTCAAACAGCTCCGCCTCTTGCACGCTCAGCGAGTGCAACTGGCCGATTGGGTCCTGATCCCTCACCTGCTACTCATAGTAATGTTCCTCAGTCATACAGAAATGCAATGATGGGGAATCAAATAGCTTCAACGACTACCAGTTTCACTCATTCCACCTCTAGTTCAGGAGTAAATCCATCTTCAGGCTATTCACAGCAATCTTTAGTATCATCGCCAATGTTTTTGTCTCAGAGCTCTGAAAATATGGGTTCGATGGCTGGCCAGGCTAGTGTTCCTTTTGGTATGCTTACTCGTGATGTTTTGCAAAATGGGCTGCATTGGATGGAGAGTTCTCAAAGGGAAGCCAGCAGAAGCATGCACTATGAACCATCTTCCCGACTCAATGATGTTCAAAACCTGGACTTGTTCCAGCCAGTAGACAGTAGATCTTTCGATCAACTGCCAAATGAGTTCCAAGCCTGCACATCTAGGCGTCAGAACCAAGGGCTGTTGGCGGATGAGTTCCAAGCCTGCACATCTAGGCGTCAGAACCAAGGGTTGTTGGCGGATGAGTTCCCTCACCTCGATATCATAAATGATCTGCTTGATGATGAGCATGGTATTGGGAACGCAGCCGGGACAAGTTCAGTCTTCCAATCCTTCAATGATGGATCACATATGCTAAATCGACAGTTCACTTTTCCAGGAAACTTGGATACAAATGATGATTTGGGATCCTCAACCAGTTCTTGTAGGTTTGAGAGATCACGAAGCTACCATGATCCTGGGTTTCAACAAGGGTATAACCCCTCTAGGGGACATTTTGACTCAATGAGGGATTATCATCCACAAGCAAGCACACTATATGGAAATGGAAAAGTAGATGGGTTGGTTCCAAACCAATGGCAGATGGCTGGTTCTGATCTATCTTATCTTGGCTTGAGAAATCCAGACATTGATGGTTACTCATACTATCAAGATTACTCGAATTTGACTGGTGTCAATGGTTATACAGTATTCAGGCCTTCAAATGGTCAGTAG